DNA sequence from the Antedon mediterranea chromosome 7, ecAntMedi1.1, whole genome shotgun sequence genome:
CAAAGTTACACGTGTTGTCGCCCTTAATAGCTGCGGCTATAAGTGCATCAAAGTCGTCCTCATCAGTTTTCTCTATAACCtttttctgattttgttttGCTTTCTTTTTTGTAGACTGTTTAATATCTTGGTCTTTTAATCTACGTGTATAAATCTTCTCGCATTGGAGTTCATGTAATAACAGGTTTCCAAGATCAACTTCTTTCTTACAGTATTTGCACATACGAATGCTAGAAGCATCAGCTTTCTCGGACTCGATAGGTGCAGCATCTTTTTCACAGATGACTTCTGTAACATCTTCTTCAACGGTCTTTACTTCTGGAGACTTCAAATGCCCTTTCTTCCTTTTATTCTTTTTCTGTGTTGGTTCATTATCATCTACTGAACTAGTTGCATTTtcttttgattgttttttactTATGCTAATATGCCGTTCATTTTCTTCTCCTGTACTAAAATGAAGAAGACCAAGTTTTTCTGCAATCTACAAAAGAAAAGtaacattattgaaattaatcACAAATCCAATTACAGTATTGATCTGACTATGAGTCAGAGCAAGGATGTGAACACATAGCTCTAAAACCGGTAATCAAGTATGCTTAAAGTTATTTGCTTGTTGATATAAATCTACTGCCCTCTTTGCTGCAAATGATATGACTAAAACTATTGGAGATTTTCATATTGTACAAGATAAATGCATACAAGTGTTTTAAAGTTTAGGATAATATACCAAGGAGGTACCTCAATGAATATAccataaataaaagaaaaaaacaaattattaccAAACTTTAAAACAGAATAGCCAGTGCAACAATAAGGGCACCAGTCACTAACACACTTTAAAACAGAATAGCCAGTGCAACAATAAGGGCACCAGTCACTAACACACTTTAAAACAGAATAGGCAGTGCAACAATAAGGGCACCAGTCACTAACACACTTTAAAACAGAATAGCCAGTGCAACAATAAGGGCACCAGTCACTAACACACTTTAAAACAGAATAGCCAGTGCAACAATAAGGGCACCAGTCACTAACACACTTTAAAACAGAATAGCCAGTGCAACAATAAGGGCACCAGTCACTAACACACTTTAAAACAGAATAGCCAGTGCAACAATAAGGGCACCAGTCACTAACACACTTTAAAACAGAATAGCCAGTGCAACAATAAGGGCACCAGTCACTAACACTTACCTCATGAACAAGGTATCTTTCCTTTGAGTTGAGGTTTGTTGGAAAAGCCATTGCCATTCTGCTGTTGTCCTTAACAAATTCCTCCACCTGCGTCTGTATCTCTTTTTCGGTCAAGCCCTGCTGCACACCAAGAGAACACCTTCAAAATATAATCAATAGACATTTTGCCATGATCAAACCAAGTGTAAATAATTTCACTCTTTACAAATTTTAACAATTGAACAAGCAATATTTTTTACCAACTTTGATGAAACCTATCAATTTTTTCTCTGGGCGTGACAGAATACATGTCTTCTCcaattattgtctttttttcatTGCTAATTGCAGGCGTTTTGATTTTTAACTGGTACTCCAAATCAAGTATAAGTATGAAATGCCATGCGTACCaaaatttacacattttagtGATGTCCTACACAAGTAATCCACTAAAAGCACATCAATTGACTTACTTTGCAATTGATTGGTCTTTGACAGTAGCTACAGTCTTCACaggttgtttattttttatatcgttcTTATTGCTTGACTTCTTCTGTCTAGCATGGTGACTTCTGGAGCTGTTGGTTGCTGATGTCGTTACTTTCTGATGCTTTGTGGTTTGACTAAAATCAAGGTAATCTGGTCTTGGAACATCATTGGCAAGGTTCATCTCTGTGGAATGAAAACAGAAGAATCATGAAAtgtataaaactagtttgaaaaaaagtgtgatgtacatcaaatatggtagtgatatgacatcatcatgtccatatatgggcacatcacattttttgtcacatgttTGATAATTTAGAGGGATGCGGGCCCTGAAATTTCTGGCTGAGAGTTATCCTCcttaaatatcaataaaatacaagCTTGATTTGTTCTTCATTCTGTAATTGGCCAAATAAGGTTTGAAAAATTCCAAACACAtaccagtttgatagtgaaaCACACTTCTGACTTCGCCATTGTTGTTTACATAAGTAATTAAAGATTTGAGAAAGTCATGGTTGCTGACTGTTTCCGAGTCGCCAAAGATTGCGAGGTGTCTTCTAGCACGAGTGATGGCAACATTGATACGACGATTCTCCGCAAGAAAGCCGACTTCACCTGCAAAAAAGCAACAAATGATGTATGATACAAGGATTTGCTTATTAATGGTGTGTGAATTCTTAAAGatgacctattcaaagtcttttttttttttaatctctatgttttttggggacaatacatctttaatacacTTTCATTGAATGCAAATCAGCTCTATAACAGCATATTCTGGACATTACACATATTTCAGATTCTTTTAAAGAAGAACAGTCAGAAAACAAACCTTTAGTGTTAGAGCGTACAAGTGAGATAAGAACAGCTTCCTTTTCTCTGCCTTGGAATCCATCAACTGACTTGATCTCTAAGTCTGGATACTTAGAAGAAAGCCTCAATCTTATCAGATCAACCTAAAACAACAATTGTTGCAACTTACATAATTTGTTTATACTAGTGATGTTTGTTTTCTGAAATCCCTAAAATTTAATTACTGTACCTGTAAATTGTATGGTGATATGACAGCAATTTCTGGTATTTTGAGACCAGATGATATTAAACGCTCAGTATGAGCTGCAACTAAGTCCGCTTCACCTGATGgagtttaagtttaaaaataaaaaataggtaaGAAAtaggtttgttttattttgctgTCTTTATTTCTGTCTAGTTGTTTCTGTTGTGGTGCTATTTCTTTATGTAGGGATGTATTGTAAATATCCaatcttgtatttttttatactgATTACAATAAAGATTATATGATTGATTGCTCTGTATATTTAACAGCTTGATTGAACGGTCAAAGATCGAAATGCTTCATATTATGCTCTTACCTTCGTTGCCGCGTGAAACTTCTTCCGGAAGATCCAGCTCCTGCATGTCGCATCCAGCTGTGTCTACAAACAGCAGAGGGATTGATGTGTCCTCTGTCTCAGTCACATGATCTAGATCTCTACAAAAATAGCAACAATATTAACAATCTTGTAGCCATTTTTACAGGTGAAGAGGTGTTCTTTTCCCAGAAAAGTGACTGAAGAAGAGatatatttaggcctagtagtaatGCGCCTACTGGTGAAAAGGATTGGCCAAATTGTCATGATGATTTTTGCTGCTGTTTGTAAAGGGCACCTCAGGAAAAAGGAAGGTTGAATAATGAGCATTTATCTATACTGTAAAAAGTTATTATTtggaaaaaaacattatttttttaccattttatgaTACATGTGTAAGTTTATCTGTAGGTCTGCAGTGCAACTTAGGGTCCGCTACCAGGGGTGCAAGGGGTCAAGTGAAATGAATCAGATAGCCAGGTGTCAGACACATGTTTaaattcaaatactgtatacacattGAAATGTACATTAAAAGCAATCATCTGATTTAGATAAGAGCTGAGTCACCCTAATACATCCTTACACTTACTCTGACAACCAATTTAATGATTATtggattaaaaatatatacataaagaTAATATAggttttatatacaaaattcaaacaaccaaaatatttaaaagaaactaAGTAGAAGACAATTCTTGGTACTGTAGGCTTCAAAATTGTTAAGGCATTAGAAGTTGTGCGGTATGTAAATTCGTacataaaactatttaaaagagCTTCTTTCCAATAGATAATTATTCAATATGTTGTACTTGAGGTCTAAAGATACACACATCATTGCCATTTTTTCCAGTAATTTGACTTTAGACGTTTGCAGTGCAGTAATCGTAAAAGAAGTTGTACTTAACAAATTCATACATAAACATATCCAACCAATAGGTTGATACTTTGATAGGCTTTGATATGTTTACTTACTTTAATAAATGGGTAGCAACAGAGTCATGTGACACAAGTTTACCATCATACAGTTGTTGAGAAGACCACCTCATGATATCATCATTCATACGGTACTGCATGGTTAACATTCTCATGACAGAATCACCGTACAGATTTAGAATTCTTTCCATTAAAGAAACCTCAAGACCTTCCTTGGCAGCtctaaacaaatttaaagaaaaattatgttttaattgaGTCCATAGGGAGATTGCGATTTGCGACGACCGATGACCGACCCAGGTCAGGTCAATTGGTTAGTCGTCTGGACAAGAAATCATCAAATATGTGTACCGCCGGTAAATAGAAAGCAAAAGTGGTGCTGAAATTTAACAGAAGTTGAACACACTATTTTCTTGGAATAAACTTGGCTAGAGCCAatgaagaaaatgaaataactaGACGTGTAAAAATGACATAAATAGACCATTGTAATTTGTTAAATTTCCATAGAGAGTTTACTTCATTTTGTTGGTATACTACAGAACAAAATGAACAAGAAAGTTCATAATATTAATGTGATTATGATTGTGGCGGCGCGGAtagaaatatctcacttttcACACTACTACAGTGGAACACTAAAGCTGCTATGTACATACTTGTCAGATTTGATGGTGGCAGGCAACTGTTGATGATCTCCCGCGAGGATACACTTGGCAGCGTGTATCAACGGTATCCAGCAGCTCGCTTCCAGGGCCTAGATTGCGGTAACAAAAAGGAAACGTGAATTACATGACAATCGTCCTGAGGTTGTGTTGTGTTTGACAAGTGAAGTGGAAAGGATTTGGTAGCATCAATCACAAATAATAGGGTTTACTCCTAGAACATGAATGGGCAGTAACGTTTCAATTATCGGTTAAGCTACAATAAGCCACCACGGAAGGGATAAAATACTTAACAATAAAAGTTACGTTAAATGACGAGTTTCTATACCACCGACCTCTTAAAATATACCTAAATACTCAGCATCCCCCACATACTAACCTGAGCACACTCATCAATAACGACCAGGTCAAAATGTTCTTTTGGTAAATTACTCAACGGGCCTTCTCGTGAAGCGCTCGTGGTCGTACCTAAAACTACGTCGGCTCGAGTAAGAATTTCACGCATTGCTTTTGCCTCTCGTTGCTTTAGCTCTTGTCGAAGGTGTTTTGATTCGGTACGTAGCTTTCGACGTTCTTCTTTATCTCGGCTCTTGGCAATACTAGCCTGTGTAATTTAATGATTAATTCATgacattttttacaaaatcTGTTTCCATTTTGaaagtatttataaattaaaatttagtacTGATGCTTAATTTAAGTCAAgaatgaatttttattttttattttattcaatcgaaaccaacagcggtAATTACCaccaggtttgatacaaacaaagtcCAGGACAGCTTAAAGCACCTTGAGTGGTTCTAttattgatcaagggcttctctcatccagtgcccaccttgaccaaaAAAAAGGTATGGGCCAATActtctgaggcagatactacaTTTAGAGTTAGTTACTTGCTGCACCAACCTGCGCTTTATCGATGTCCCTCCTAACATCCTGCACAATTTTAGTAGCCTCGCTGACAGACAAGATTGCATCTAATGAATACTTCTGAATTCCACGATGTGCTCGAGCTGGATGACCCAACCTAATTATCTTGACCTTTGACACAGCTAGCCTTTCAACCAGGTTATCGACTGCGACATTCGAAGGTGCACATGCTAAAACCTGAAAATAAATTCTATCTTATTTGTCTAAACTTCTCGTGTCTATTCTTATTgagcacaaaaaaaaaatagctttaaaatttaaaatagttaGAATTAAGAATTGTGGGATTGGAATTCAAATATGTAACCTACTGTGGCAGTCATTACTAGGCCTGCTAAGGCTTCACATAATAACCACATTTATTGAACTTCAGTAAATTCCTTTGTTTTTTCCCTTAGGGAAAACATAATGTAGCACCTGTACTAAGTTTGACAGCCAGCAACTGCTAAAATACAATGTGGCTAAAACCCCAACAGACGACATACTTACTTGGCCTTTTAGCACCATGTTCCgtcatattttttaatgttcttTTTTCGTAGCATTAAAGTGCATTAAGAATAAAACCGCTTTATTTTACCTCAGTAATAAAAGCCTCATTAAATGGCAAT
Encoded proteins:
- the LOC140054435 gene encoding DNA-binding protein SMUBP-2-like, whose product is MNLLQEFVKKQIGLINLERREEIEETRAFQENLPLKELQQKGVCLLKLHITSQFTGLYGRKLVVFEAPQTTNDGCLPTNSFSPGSIVGVSPSGGGDNSGASQLSGIVSRVTDKLITVAFDAGEDVVSLDDTLTYRLTILANDVTYRRIKQALSNLESHQPGPAYHLIDVLFGESEPSANPTPPPSRSGGTEAVEKNGTELCYINEKLDESQREAVRFSLCQREVAVIHGPPGTGKTTTVIEVIQQAVKCKLKVLACAPSNVAVDNLVERLAVSKVKIIRLGHPARAHRGIQKYSLDAILSVSEATKIVQDVRRDIDKAQASIAKSRDKEERRKLRTESKHLRQELKQREAKAMREILTRADVVLGTTTSASREGPLSNLPKEHFDLVVIDECAQALEASCWIPLIHAAKCILAGDHQQLPATIKSDKAAKEGLEVSLMERILNLYGDSVMRMLTMQYRMNDDIMRWSSQQLYDGKLVSHDSVATHLLKDLDHVTETEDTSIPLLFVDTAGCDMQELDLPEEVSRGNEGEADLVAAHTERLISSGLKIPEIAVISPYNLQVDLIRLRLSSKYPDLEIKSVDGFQGREKEAVLISLVRSNTKGEVGFLAENRRINVAITRARRHLAIFGDSETVSNHDFLKSLITYVNNNGEVRSVFHYQTEMNLANDVPRPDYLDFSQTTKHQKVTTSATNSSRSHHARQKKSSNKNDIKNKQPVKTVATVKDQSIAKCSLGVQQGLTEKEIQTQVEEFVKDNSRMAMAFPTNLNSKERYLVHEIAEKLGLLHFSTGEENERHISISKKQSKENATSSVDDNEPTQKKNKRKKGHLKSPEVKTVEEDVTEVICEKDAAPIESEKADASSIRMCKYCKKEVDLGNLLLHELQCEKIYTRRLKDQDIKQSTKKKAKQNQKKVIEKTDEDDFDALIAAAIKGDNTCNFVKCKEKITIIGQMCMFCNRRYCLLHHMPEVHGCGDKAHARARNQLQREKVFRNGSGTKERKVDPARKDILQRKMDAKTAEMEASRKKKGPKK